A region from the Streptomyces lydicus genome encodes:
- a CDS encoding MFS transporter: MILFLAARPVTSPPVRPTPRRARTPSRRRARFRSRLRFLAPYRRIFAVPGARAFTAANLLARLPMGMLSVSAVLMIAGSRGSYALAGAVTATGLAATALAGPWTARLVDRHGQARIAVPATALAVLGSLALLLCVHYGAPDWTLFACYAATATTPNTGGLSRARWAHLFRDDPAARHTANSFEQAADELCFLLGPVLATLLCTTLAPEAGTAVAAALLLTGVLLFTAQRRTEPPVSPAPATGRTRSPLRLPGLPPLLATFLATGAVFGSLEVVTIAFADGHGLRSAAGALLALQAAGSCAAGLLYGLRRQTGRARHRFLCCTAAMAALMLLPLLAATTGGPATLAVALLPAGMATAPTMVTGMGLVQSLTPPGRLNEGMTLAVTALLGGIAAGSAGGGWAIDHLGGAGAAYGVPAAAAALAAAVTLLGTRRRPACPPAPAG, from the coding sequence ATGATCCTCTTCCTCGCCGCCCGGCCGGTCACCTCCCCGCCCGTACGCCCGACCCCGCGGCGCGCCCGCACCCCCTCCCGCCGCCGTGCCCGCTTCCGTTCCCGCCTCCGCTTCCTCGCCCCCTACCGCCGGATCTTCGCCGTCCCGGGCGCCCGCGCCTTCACCGCCGCCAATCTGCTCGCCCGCCTCCCCATGGGGATGCTCAGCGTCAGCGCGGTGCTGATGATCGCCGGATCGCGTGGCTCCTACGCGCTGGCCGGAGCGGTCACCGCGACCGGGCTGGCGGCGACGGCACTGGCCGGGCCGTGGACCGCCCGGCTGGTCGACCGCCACGGCCAGGCCCGGATCGCGGTCCCGGCCACCGCGCTCGCCGTCCTCGGCTCGCTCGCCCTGCTCCTGTGCGTCCACTACGGCGCGCCCGACTGGACCCTCTTCGCCTGCTACGCGGCCACCGCCACCACCCCCAACACCGGCGGGCTGTCCCGGGCCCGCTGGGCGCACCTCTTCCGCGACGACCCGGCCGCCCGGCACACCGCCAACTCCTTCGAACAGGCCGCCGACGAGCTGTGCTTCCTGCTGGGCCCGGTGCTCGCCACGCTGCTGTGCACCACCCTCGCCCCGGAGGCGGGCACGGCGGTGGCCGCGGCACTGCTGCTGACCGGGGTGCTGCTGTTCACGGCCCAGCGCCGCACCGAGCCACCCGTGTCCCCGGCCCCGGCCACCGGCAGGACCCGCTCCCCCCTGCGGCTGCCGGGGCTGCCTCCGCTCCTGGCCACCTTCCTCGCCACCGGCGCGGTCTTCGGCTCCCTGGAGGTCGTGACGATCGCCTTCGCCGACGGGCACGGCCTGCGGTCCGCGGCGGGCGCACTGCTCGCCCTGCAGGCGGCGGGCTCCTGTGCGGCGGGGTTGCTCTACGGCCTGCGGCGGCAGACGGGCCGGGCCCGTCACCGCTTCCTCTGCTGCACCGCGGCAATGGCGGCCCTGATGCTGCTCCCGCTGCTCGCGGCCACGACAGGGGGCCCGGCGACGCTGGCCGTCGCGCTCCTGCCGGCCGGTATGGCGACCGCGCCGACCATGGTCACCGGCATGGGACTCGTCCAGTCGCTGACGCCGCCCGGCCGGCTCAACGAGGGCATGACGCTCGCCGTGACCGCTCTGCTGGGCGGGATCGCGGCGGGGTCGGCGGGCGGCGGCTGGGCGATCGACCATCTGGGCGGCGCGGGCGCGGCCTACGGGGTGCCCGCGGCGGCGGCCGCCCTCGCGGCGGCCGTTACCCTGCTCGGGACGCGCCGCCGACCGGCCTGCCCGCCGGCGCCCGCCGGCTGA
- a CDS encoding LysR family transcriptional regulator, with protein sequence MPYDIDPRLLRAFLAVAEELHFTRAAARLYIAQQALSRDIRRLERELGAALFVRTTRQVSLTADGTRLLPLARRVLTAHDELAGAFRAAPERPLLVDVGVPIGTAHGVLEAARDRVPDSCELVARFHSGLTGAAAEVAAGRLDVSFGRIAALPPGIRAGLDHQPVRLEPMAVLLREDHPLAARPAVVLAALAGETLYTAAGNPQTAEWTDLAERLFAGRGIAAAEPFPEIEGSQEFVRVVRKRGWSVLASVEFIEVPGMVLRPLVDPVPLSPVSMVWRRGLRHPGLDALRAAARELAGRHGWLVPPGSAWWLPEEDVRVMGVRG encoded by the coding sequence ATGCCGTACGACATCGATCCGCGTTTGCTCCGTGCCTTCCTCGCCGTCGCCGAGGAGCTGCACTTCACCCGCGCCGCCGCCCGGCTCTACATCGCCCAGCAGGCGCTGAGCCGCGATATCCGGCGCCTGGAGCGGGAGTTGGGCGCCGCGCTGTTCGTACGGACCACCCGCCAGGTCTCCCTGACGGCGGACGGGACACGGCTGCTGCCGCTCGCCCGGCGGGTGCTGACCGCGCACGACGAGCTGGCCGGTGCGTTCCGGGCCGCGCCCGAGCGGCCGCTGCTGGTGGATGTGGGGGTGCCGATCGGTACGGCCCACGGGGTGCTGGAGGCGGCCAGGGACCGGGTGCCGGACAGCTGTGAGCTGGTCGCCCGCTTCCACAGCGGGCTGACGGGCGCGGCGGCCGAGGTGGCGGCCGGCCGCCTCGATGTCTCCTTCGGCCGGATCGCGGCGCTGCCGCCCGGCATACGGGCCGGTCTCGACCATCAGCCGGTCCGCCTGGAGCCGATGGCGGTCCTGCTGCGCGAGGACCATCCGCTGGCCGCGCGCCCCGCCGTCGTCCTCGCCGCCCTGGCCGGCGAGACGCTTTACACGGCCGCCGGGAATCCGCAGACCGCGGAGTGGACGGACCTGGCCGAGCGGCTTTTCGCGGGCCGCGGCATTGCGGCCGCCGAGCCGTTCCCGGAGATCGAGGGCTCGCAGGAGTTCGTCCGGGTGGTGCGCAAGCGGGGGTGGTCGGTGCTGGCGAGTGTGGAGTTCATCGAGGTGCCGGGGATGGTGCTGCGGCCGCTGGTCGATCCCGTACCGCTCTCGCCGGTCTCGATGGTGTGGCGGCGTGGCCTGCGGCATCCGGGCCTGGACGCGCTGCGGGCGGCCGCCCGCGAACTGGCCGGCCGGCACGGATGGTTGGTGCCGCCGGGGAGCGCGTGGTGGCTTCCGGAGGAGGATGTGCGGGTGATGGGCGTACGGGGGTGA
- a CDS encoding DUF4232 domain-containing protein, producing the protein MRRRSHLAVVAAALTLTAAAGLALTGCGSARMAPLHASCTTKGLRWTLTVLKRNPHTEQREARLSIANSGSGPCVFHGFPAFEVHLGKGPESDAQGHGKTLPIDLPRGGTITAPLRYMDCPVGTPPNAAMVTNDLAVVSAPRDYPGRQAVVARDEKGKRLRMTLCANRIWMGPPRESAE; encoded by the coding sequence GTGCGACGGCGTTCACATCTCGCGGTGGTGGCGGCCGCGCTGACCTTGACCGCCGCGGCGGGACTGGCCCTGACCGGCTGCGGTTCGGCGCGGATGGCGCCGCTGCACGCCAGCTGCACGACCAAGGGCCTGCGCTGGACGCTCACCGTCCTGAAGAGGAACCCGCACACGGAACAGCGCGAGGCCCGGCTGTCCATCGCCAACAGCGGTTCCGGGCCCTGTGTGTTCCACGGATTCCCGGCCTTCGAGGTCCACCTCGGCAAGGGGCCGGAGTCGGACGCCCAGGGCCATGGCAAGACCCTGCCCATAGACCTGCCGCGCGGCGGCACCATCACGGCCCCCCTGCGCTACATGGACTGCCCCGTCGGCACCCCGCCGAACGCCGCCATGGTGACCAACGACCTCGCCGTGGTGTCCGCGCCGCGCGACTACCCCGGCCGCCAGGCGGTCGTGGCACGGGACGAGAAGGGCAAGCGCCTGCGGATGACCCTCTGCGCGAACCGGATATGGATGGGGCCGCCGCGGGAGTCGGCCGAGTAG
- a CDS encoding DUF397 domain-containing protein, which yields MTHLTWFKSSYSGSEGGNCLEVAYTWHKSSHSSDEGGACVEVAAHPTTIHVRDSKDPQGPHLDFSPGAWASFTSYAAGSAAATTAP from the coding sequence ATGACCCATCTGACGTGGTTCAAGTCCAGCTACAGCGGCAGCGAGGGTGGCAACTGCCTCGAAGTCGCCTACACCTGGCACAAGTCCAGCCACAGCAGCGACGAAGGCGGCGCCTGCGTAGAGGTCGCCGCCCACCCCACCACCATCCACGTCCGCGACTCCAAGGACCCCCAGGGCCCGCACCTGGACTTCTCGCCGGGTGCCTGGGCCTCGTTCACCTCGTACGCCGCAGGTAGCGCTGCCGCCACAACAGCCCCGTAA
- a CDS encoding Scr1 family TA system antitoxin-like transcriptional regulator, with amino-acid sequence MSTGTHKVTGAGLNGAFVRLETPEHQHLAYAEAQRNSELAPDSNEVSVLAQKQGMLRMQALNAEETMGLLDRLLGER; translated from the coding sequence ATGAGTACGGGCACACATAAGGTCACCGGCGCCGGGCTGAACGGGGCATTCGTGCGGCTGGAAACCCCCGAGCACCAACACTTGGCCTATGCCGAGGCGCAACGAAACAGTGAGCTGGCTCCCGACTCCAATGAGGTCAGCGTCCTCGCTCAGAAGCAGGGAATGCTGCGAATGCAGGCCCTCAACGCAGAGGAAACCATGGGCCTGCTGGACCGGCTGCTAGGAGAGCGATGA
- a CDS encoding type II toxin-antitoxin system PemK/MazF family toxin, with protein sequence MIRGAVYRVDFGDAKRGHEQRGRRFGLVLSPTSMPWSVATVVPTSTSAQPSVFRPEVELAGRNTRFLVDQIRTVDTSFIHGDPIHYLDRDELAEVEHAVTRYLGL encoded by the coding sequence GTGATCCGTGGCGCCGTCTACCGCGTCGACTTCGGTGATGCGAAGCGCGGGCACGAGCAGCGAGGGCGCCGTTTCGGCCTGGTGCTCAGCCCGACATCCATGCCGTGGAGCGTCGCCACCGTTGTCCCGACGTCCACCAGTGCGCAGCCCTCGGTGTTCCGGCCCGAGGTCGAACTGGCAGGGAGGAACACGAGGTTTCTGGTTGATCAGATTCGTACGGTTGATACCTCATTCATTCACGGTGACCCCATCCACTATCTCGACCGGGATGAACTCGCCGAAGTCGAACACGCCGTGACGCGTTACCTCGGGCTCTGA
- a CDS encoding nitrate/nitrite transporter translates to MTAAAAETRSDTPDYTPAGGRTGGFAGRPEGRVRRGGRWIERWEPEDEGFWRETGERVARRNLAFSVLCEHIGFSVWSLWSVMVLFMGPEYGIDPAGKFFLVAVPTLVGGVLRVPYTFAVARFGGRNWTVMSAAMLLVPTAMAAVVMEPGTSYGTFLLVAALAGVGGGNFASSMTNINSFYPLRKKGWALGLNAGGGNIGVPVIQLLALLVIGTAGAAHPRIVAAVYVPLIVLAAVLAALFMDNLAPVTNDTGAALDAAREPHTWVMSLLYIGTFGSFIGFSFAFGLVLQNQFVRTPLQAASLTFLGPLLGSLIRPVGGRLADRFGGARITLGNFAAMGLATGVVIYASAERSLPVFLAGFIALFVLSGLGNGSTYKMIPGIFHAQALRRGLAGEEAAVYGRRLSGAAMGLIGAVGALGGLAINLAFRQSFLVAGSGTPAFVSFLACYLVCGAVTWGVYLRPAVRGRRTGQGARAQAQARAKVVGEADGPDGPDAAAGAAEADGERGPVYAEV, encoded by the coding sequence ATGACGGCCGCGGCAGCAGAGACCCGTAGCGACACACCCGACTACACCCCCGCCGGCGGCCGTACCGGCGGTTTCGCGGGCCGTCCCGAGGGCCGGGTGAGGCGGGGCGGCCGGTGGATCGAGCGCTGGGAGCCCGAGGACGAGGGGTTCTGGCGGGAGACGGGGGAGCGGGTCGCGCGGCGGAATCTCGCCTTCTCGGTGCTCTGTGAGCACATCGGGTTCTCCGTCTGGAGCTTGTGGTCGGTGATGGTGCTGTTCATGGGGCCGGAGTACGGGATCGATCCGGCCGGGAAGTTCTTCCTGGTGGCGGTGCCGACGCTGGTGGGCGGGGTGCTGCGGGTGCCGTACACCTTCGCGGTGGCGCGGTTCGGCGGGCGCAACTGGACGGTGATGAGCGCCGCGATGCTGCTGGTGCCGACCGCCATGGCGGCGGTGGTGATGGAGCCGGGCACGTCGTACGGCACGTTTCTGCTGGTCGCGGCGCTGGCCGGGGTCGGGGGCGGGAACTTCGCCTCCTCCATGACCAACATCAACTCCTTCTATCCGCTGCGGAAGAAGGGGTGGGCGCTGGGGCTGAACGCCGGTGGCGGCAACATCGGGGTGCCGGTGATCCAGCTGCTGGCGCTGCTGGTGATCGGGACGGCGGGGGCGGCGCATCCGCGGATCGTGGCGGCCGTCTATGTGCCGCTGATCGTCCTCGCGGCGGTGCTCGCGGCGCTGTTCATGGACAATCTGGCCCCGGTGACGAACGACACCGGGGCGGCGCTCGACGCCGCCAGGGAGCCGCACACCTGGGTGATGTCACTGCTGTACATCGGCACCTTCGGGTCGTTCATCGGCTTCAGCTTCGCCTTCGGGCTGGTGCTGCAGAACCAGTTCGTCCGTACGCCGCTGCAGGCCGCGTCGCTGACGTTCCTCGGGCCGCTGCTGGGCTCACTGATCCGGCCGGTCGGCGGGCGGCTGGCGGACCGGTTCGGCGGCGCCCGGATCACCCTGGGCAACTTCGCGGCGATGGGCCTGGCCACGGGCGTGGTGATCTACGCGTCGGCGGAGCGGTCGCTGCCGGTGTTCCTGGCCGGGTTCATCGCGCTGTTCGTGCTGTCGGGGCTCGGCAACGGCTCCACGTACAAGATGATCCCGGGGATCTTCCATGCCCAGGCGCTGCGCCGCGGGCTGGCGGGGGAGGAGGCCGCGGTATACGGGCGGCGGCTGTCGGGGGCGGCGATGGGGCTGATCGGGGCGGTGGGCGCGCTCGGCGGCCTGGCCATCAACCTGGCCTTCCGGCAGTCGTTCCTGGTGGCCGGGTCGGGTACCCCGGCGTTTGTGTCGTTCCTGGCCTGCTATCTGGTGTGCGGGGCGGTGACCTGGGGCGTCTATCTGCGGCCCGCGGTGCGTGGGCGGCGTACGGGGCAGGGGGCGCGGGCACAGGCACAGGCGCGGGCGAAGGTGGTGGGTGAGGCGGACGGGCCGGACGGTCCGGATGCGGCGGCCGGAGCGGCTGAGGCGGACGGGGAGCGGGGGCCGGTGTACGCGGAGGTGTGA
- a CDS encoding uroporphyrinogen-III synthase: MHEQQEHDEREPAAPEAEAETGPAAAPPSVVRPLDGFTVGVTAARRAEELGALLERRGAQVMHAPALRIVPLPDDTELLAVTRDLIDRAPDVVVATTAIGFRGWVEAAEGWGLGEALLDRLTGVELLARGPKVRGAIRAAGLTEKWSPASESMAEVLDRLLEEGVAGRRVALQLHGEPLPGFVEALRAGGAEVVGVPVYRWMPPEDIGPVDRLLDAVLSRTLDAVTFTSAPAAASLLRRAGERGIREEVLAALRREVLPVCVGPVTALPLQAEDVPTLQPERFRLGPLVQLLCRELPGRVEPLPVAGRRLEIRGHAVVVDGALRPVPPAGMALLRALARRPGWVVSRADLLRALPGTGRDEHAVETAMARLRGALGAPKLIQTVVKRGYRLSLDPHADTDKYGGE; this comes from the coding sequence ATGCACGAGCAGCAGGAGCACGACGAGCGGGAGCCGGCGGCGCCGGAAGCGGAAGCGGAAACGGGGCCGGCAGCGGCACCGCCCTCGGTCGTCCGGCCGCTGGACGGGTTCACCGTCGGGGTGACCGCGGCCCGGCGGGCGGAGGAGCTGGGCGCCCTGCTGGAGCGGCGCGGGGCACAGGTGATGCATGCGCCCGCGCTGCGGATTGTCCCGCTGCCGGACGACACCGAACTGCTGGCGGTGACCCGGGACCTGATCGACCGGGCGCCCGATGTCGTCGTGGCCACCACTGCCATCGGCTTCCGCGGCTGGGTCGAGGCCGCGGAGGGCTGGGGCCTCGGTGAGGCGCTGCTGGACCGGCTGACCGGGGTGGAGCTGCTGGCGCGCGGGCCCAAGGTGCGCGGCGCGATCCGGGCGGCCGGGCTGACCGAGAAGTGGTCGCCGGCCTCCGAGTCGATGGCCGAGGTGCTGGACCGGCTGCTGGAGGAGGGCGTCGCCGGGCGCCGGGTGGCCCTGCAGCTGCACGGGGAGCCGCTGCCGGGCTTCGTGGAGGCGCTGCGGGCCGGCGGTGCGGAGGTGGTCGGCGTCCCCGTGTACCGGTGGATGCCGCCGGAGGACATCGGGCCGGTCGACCGGCTGCTGGACGCGGTGCTCTCGCGGACCCTGGACGCGGTGACCTTCACCAGCGCGCCGGCCGCCGCGTCGCTGCTGCGCCGGGCCGGGGAGCGGGGGATCCGCGAGGAGGTGCTGGCGGCGCTGCGGCGGGAGGTGCTGCCGGTGTGCGTGGGGCCGGTGACCGCGCTGCCGCTCCAGGCGGAGGACGTCCCCACGCTGCAGCCGGAGCGCTTCCGGCTCGGGCCGCTGGTGCAGCTGCTGTGCCGTGAACTCCCGGGGCGGGTGGAGCCGTTGCCGGTGGCCGGGCGGCGGCTGGAGATCCGCGGGCACGCCGTCGTGGTGGACGGTGCGCTGCGGCCGGTGCCGCCGGCCGGGATGGCGCTGCTGCGTGCGCTGGCGCGGCGCCCTGGCTGGGTGGTCTCCCGTGCGGATCTGCTGCGGGCACTGCCGGGGACGGGCCGGGACGAGCACGCCGTGGAGACCGCGATGGCCCGGCTGCGGGGGGCACTGGGCGCGCCCAAGCTGATCCAGACGGTCGTCAAGCGCGGCTACCGGCTGTCGCTCGACCCGCATGCGGACACGGACAAGTACGGCGGGGAGTAG
- a CDS encoding class I SAM-dependent methyltransferase, whose translation MPRTSLLTNRASLTHKIGYAVRHPARITPYVKRTARDTWLRLKHPDHVAYYRAVMASDTGRNPEAAVGSRSHERWLALGEMQFDYLAGHGLKPGHRMLDIGCGNLRAGWRFIAHLDAGNYYGIDISPDILISAKQTLTTYKLQAKLPHLTITQNLTLDFLPSAHFDVVHAHSVFSHSPLGVIDECLAHVGRILAPGGFFDFTFDRTEGAEHQVLREDFYYRTETLLSLARKHGLEARFMEDWEKRPHGQSKIRVNNPG comes from the coding sequence ATGCCGCGCACGTCCCTGCTCACGAACCGCGCCAGCCTGACCCACAAGATCGGTTACGCGGTCCGCCACCCGGCCAGGATCACTCCGTACGTCAAGCGCACCGCCCGCGACACCTGGCTCCGCCTCAAGCACCCCGACCACGTCGCGTACTACCGGGCGGTGATGGCCTCCGACACCGGCCGCAACCCGGAGGCCGCGGTCGGCAGCCGCAGCCATGAACGCTGGCTGGCGCTGGGCGAGATGCAGTTCGACTACCTGGCCGGACACGGCCTGAAGCCCGGCCACCGGATGCTGGACATCGGCTGCGGCAATCTGCGCGCCGGCTGGCGCTTCATCGCCCACCTGGACGCCGGCAACTACTACGGCATCGACATCTCACCGGACATCCTGATCTCCGCGAAGCAGACCCTGACCACCTATAAGCTCCAGGCCAAGCTGCCGCACCTGACGATCACCCAGAATCTGACCCTGGACTTCCTGCCGTCCGCCCACTTCGACGTCGTCCACGCGCACAGCGTCTTCTCGCACTCACCGCTCGGCGTCATCGACGAATGCCTCGCCCATGTCGGCCGCATCCTGGCACCCGGCGGCTTCTTCGACTTCACCTTCGACCGCACCGAGGGCGCCGAACACCAGGTGCTGCGCGAGGACTTCTACTACCGGACCGAGACCCTGCTGAGCCTGGCCCGCAAGCACGGCCTGGAGGCGCGCTTCATGGAGGACTGGGAGAAGCGGCCGCACGGCCAGTCCAAGATCCGGGTGAACAACCCGGGGTAG
- a CDS encoding CGNR zinc finger domain-containing protein translates to MAAPCDLRFDCGRICLDLAATADRPPAELTGERPTGERLTGPDRLRAWLVGAGLVPRGTPLDGVDAGWVGRFRALRELLRRVVHDELRGRAAEADLALLNSAAASGQPPAASAVRTADGVLARALGGPPDCAGLLAAVARDAIGLLTDAVAREQLRQCEGESCTLVYLDTSRGRRRRWCSSEVCGNRERVARHRRRTTVHRAQVGSTAPRGTAGTAGQGVAVGSEKFSAEL, encoded by the coding sequence ATGGCGGCGCCTTGCGACCTGCGGTTCGACTGCGGGCGGATCTGCCTGGACCTGGCCGCCACGGCCGACCGTCCCCCCGCGGAACTCACCGGCGAACGGCCGACCGGCGAACGGCTCACCGGCCCCGACCGGTTGCGGGCCTGGCTCGTCGGCGCGGGGCTGGTGCCGCGCGGCACCCCGCTGGACGGCGTCGACGCCGGCTGGGTCGGCCGCTTCCGGGCGCTGCGCGAGCTGCTGCGCCGGGTGGTGCACGACGAGCTGCGGGGCCGGGCGGCCGAGGCCGATCTGGCGCTGCTCAACTCCGCGGCCGCGTCCGGGCAGCCGCCCGCCGCGTCTGCGGTGCGCACCGCCGACGGTGTCCTGGCCCGCGCCCTGGGCGGCCCGCCCGACTGTGCCGGGCTGCTGGCCGCGGTCGCCCGGGACGCGATCGGGCTGCTGACCGACGCGGTGGCACGGGAGCAACTACGCCAATGCGAGGGCGAGAGCTGCACCCTGGTGTATCTGGACACCTCGCGCGGCCGTCGCCGCCGCTGGTGCTCCAGCGAGGTGTGCGGCAACCGGGAACGGGTGGCCAGGCACCGCCGCCGCACGACCGTGCACAGGGCACAGGTGGGAAGCACCGCTCCGCGGGGCACGGCCGGAACCGCAGGTCAGGGCGTCGCGGTCGGCTCGGAAAAATTTTCCGCCGAACTCTGA
- a CDS encoding sigma-70 family RNA polymerase sigma factor encodes MRKDAVVADRTTPDEELMRALYDDHAGPLLAFVLRLVAGDRHRAEDVVQETLVRAWRNADQLQRATGSIRPWLVTVARRIVIDGHRSRKARPQEVDPTPLETMPAADVIDRALRMMTISEALSDLSQAHREALVETYFKERTVNEAAEVLRVPAGTVRSRVFYALRSLRLSLEERGVTE; translated from the coding sequence GTGCGTAAGGATGCCGTCGTGGCAGACAGGACGACACCTGACGAGGAGCTCATGCGAGCCCTCTATGACGATCACGCGGGCCCGCTTCTCGCCTTCGTCCTGCGATTGGTGGCCGGCGACCGGCACCGCGCGGAGGACGTGGTGCAGGAGACGCTGGTGCGCGCCTGGCGCAACGCCGACCAGTTGCAACGGGCGACCGGCTCGATACGACCCTGGCTGGTGACCGTCGCACGGCGGATCGTGATCGACGGGCACCGCAGTCGCAAGGCGCGGCCCCAAGAGGTCGATCCGACTCCTCTGGAGACGATGCCGGCCGCGGATGTCATCGACCGCGCCCTGCGCATGATGACGATCTCCGAGGCGCTGAGCGACCTGAGCCAGGCCCATCGAGAGGCCCTCGTCGAAACGTATTTCAAGGAACGTACGGTCAACGAGGCAGCGGAGGTGCTGCGCGTACCGGCCGGGACCGTGCGGTCCCGGGTGTTCTACGCGCTGCGCTCCCTGAGACTCTCGCTAGAGGAACGAGGAGTAACGGAGTGA
- a CDS encoding anti-sigma factor family protein — MNPPTQPDRHTDVGAYALGVLDGADADRFEAHLVGCHRCAAELEELMGLSPVLAEFKQSAPTPQTITAVPGPGLLDGLMDEVAATRRGRARRRLFLVAAAVVLIVGGPLAALKLGPQDSGEKPAPPLANAVRAQYAAGEKASSVDPDTKVSAGVSMAARPWGTQVVLELANVKGPLTCGLVAVGKDGKRQTVTTWAVPKGGYGIPGGAAKWNREPLYAAGGAGFNRGDIDHFEVTTTEGKRLAKVNV, encoded by the coding sequence GTGAACCCGCCCACGCAGCCGGACCGGCACACCGACGTCGGCGCCTATGCGCTGGGCGTCCTGGACGGTGCCGACGCCGACCGGTTCGAGGCGCATCTCGTCGGCTGTCACCGGTGCGCGGCCGAACTCGAAGAACTCATGGGCCTGTCGCCGGTACTGGCCGAGTTCAAACAGTCCGCCCCGACGCCGCAGACGATCACGGCCGTTCCCGGTCCGGGGCTGCTGGACGGGCTGATGGACGAGGTCGCCGCCACCCGGCGCGGCCGCGCCAGGCGCCGGCTGTTCCTGGTCGCCGCCGCCGTCGTGCTGATCGTCGGCGGGCCGCTCGCCGCCCTGAAGCTGGGTCCCCAGGACTCCGGCGAGAAGCCGGCGCCGCCGCTGGCGAACGCCGTGCGGGCCCAGTACGCGGCGGGCGAGAAGGCGAGCTCCGTCGACCCGGACACCAAGGTCTCGGCGGGCGTCTCGATGGCCGCCCGGCCGTGGGGCACCCAGGTGGTCCTGGAACTCGCCAACGTCAAGGGGCCGCTCACCTGCGGGCTGGTCGCCGTCGGCAAGGACGGCAAGCGGCAGACCGTGACCACCTGGGCGGTGCCCAAGGGCGGCTACGGCATCCCGGGCGGCGCCGCGAAGTGGAACCGCGAGCCCCTGTACGCGGCGGGCGGCGCGGGCTTCAACCGCGGCGACATCGACCACTTCGAGGTCACCACCACGGAGGGCAAGCGGCTGGCCAAGGTGAACGTCTGA